The sequence tagCGTTAACGTGCAGTGATGTGGTGCATGTGTGATGTGTTTaatgtttcttttaattttttatacttgtactctgagacctctgcataataatttatatgtacctgaatgtgtacaaatggtaTATaaaactatcttatcttatcttatcttatcttatcttatcttatcttatcttatagaaTAAAAAGAAATCTATAAATCCTAAAATAAAGAAGTGTCACGGCAAAAAGTCATTTCAATATACTAATATGTGGGtgcaaataatattaatattatttacgTGTTTATTTTTGAATGACGCATCTTCAATTATCATATATGTGGCACATGTAAAATagaaaaactgacaaataaattaacaaataaaaataaatatcgtAACTAAAAGGTCTTGTAGTcctagattttttatttatttatttatttatttttaactctttttGATTCCGTGTAAAAAGACAGACACATGCAACAAAGTTTGCATTTCACAGAACGTGTAAAACAAACTGACACGTCGTGGGTTATGGTGGAAGTGTGATATTTTCTGATTTTTAACAGAGGAATGATAAAATATGTGAACAACCTCCACTTGGTCCTGCGGTTCTGGAACCAGGTTTTGACCTGTGCATCTGTCATCTTCAGACTCTTGGCCAGGGCGGCCCGCTCGGCGCTGGCCAGGTACTTCTGCCGGTGGAAGCGCTTCTCCAGCTCACAGATCTGCACCCTGGAGAAGGAGGTCCGGGGCTTTTTCCGTTTGGGAGGTGTCCGGTTTTGGTAAGGGTGTCCTATCCGCCGCGTCACCGCAAACGGCACCAGAGCCGctgcatggacagacagacagacagacagacagacagacagacagaccaagtgagtggatgatgaAATTCCTACACCACCAAACTAATTCACTCCTCACTCTGTATGGAAATCCAGGCCCATACATCATAAGTATGTGCCCTGTACGACAATAATTCCTCCTATAGACTGTGTAGGCCAAATGTGAAATGGAAATATTATATCATAACAGACACCCAGGCCATTGGAAACAGGACAATTTACAAACAATTAATGTAAAAGTTGTTTGAGTTTAATGAAAGTCACTCGGTCtctgtattgttatttacagAGAATAAAGATGGTCTGTTGGTCTAACTTTAAATATatgcagatttttattttaaggTTTATTAATCTACAGAAAAGACATCAGTAAACTGGGAATTCAAACATTACAACCAGACATTTTATAGGATGTTGGTCAGAAttctattaataataaataataataataataaatgtattattcttattcttattcttgttattgttgttgttgttgttgttgtttgacttcattatttattttattaacttaATCAATTTTAGGGTTTACTTTGATCAATTTCAGATGGACAGTCATTCAGTCTTTTTATTGATCAGTTTTTAACAGTAATTAAATGACCCATGTGATTGTTTATCTATGCAGACATTATGTCCAAGTCTTAAAACCAAGTGAAGTCATTAATGAAAACTCGTGAATAATAAAATGTTAGTAAACAGGTGCCAGATATAGTGGTTTTATAGTGATTAGATTAATTTTTAAAGTTGGATGTTAATATATTTGTTGTCTTTAAATGACTGTAGTGGTGACCTTTCAGTTGACTTTTAACAGCCTTTACTCTTATTCGGCACAGGTGTTTTTAAATAGTCCACAAACACTCAGTAACCTTTTACACACAATCAAATATTCATCAGGGGAACCCACTCAGACTAACAGCTGGCCTACCTGATATTCTGTCCTTGGCGAACCTGTTTCCTATCCAGGGGAAGCACAGCCCACCAAACCCAGGGACAGCGCTCTGAACCGGGGTCGGGGGTCCCGGGGCTGTCACGGGTCTGTGCGCCGGGACTCGAATCACTCCCCGGCTTCCCAGACTCCTGCTCTCCCCGTAAGACCCCGAAGCCTCCACCGGAGGCATTATACCGGAGAGCGAGATTGACAGCGCGGTGTAGGAGGGCGCGCTGGCCCCGGTAGGGCTTCCTAAACTGTAATAACCGTCCCCGTTGCTTATATCTGATCCACTTTGTCTTCCTGCCGTGCGCCCGTTTTCTGGCTCGGTTCCGGCTCCCAGGATCTGATCGATGCCGAAGCTGATAGGTTCGTGGTGGGCCGGTTTGGGAGGAGGGCTCGGCGCGCTTGGTGCTTGCTCCATTCCCGTCGCTGTGTCGCAAAAAGGacgaaaaactgaagaaaatgttttCAGGGGGCTGCACAGCGGGGTCAAACTGTTCCAAAAGTCAACGCCAGTAGTGTCTCCATCGTCGTCCAGCCGTGTGTTCAGGGTCCAGTGCGTCCTTGTTTTCTTAAACAGGCCTCTGTCAGAGGACTGGGTCCTCTCTGCAGGCTGTGCTGAAAGTTTGATGGGCGTTTAGAGAGATGTGACGCTCTGTCCTCCTCTCAGCGCGTCAAAACGCTCCGTCTAGCAGCTCGGTCCTCCTCCATCTCTCTCCACCTTTCATTGGCTGGCACCGGGATGACTGATTGAATGTTAATGGGAGTAGGCCCTCGATTTGGCACAGTAACCAAGATGTCCCATAACCACGGGCGTCAGCGTGTTCTAAACTGTATAAGGCAAAAATggcatctcctttttcttctaagTGAGTCAGAGTTTGATGTTGCGGTTTCTATGAACATAATGAAGACTTAGGAACAAGCGATAACTTTATGGAAATGCGTATTTTATGTGTTGAAAAGTATGTCATCATGGATCACTGAAGATCTGTGTTCTTCTAAACTGTGTGCGTACATCTTATATATTTCAGAACTCGTCACTCGTCTGTAATTGTTTCGTTTCTTTCTCGGTTTGTATTAATGTGAACAGGTAACACGTTTCTGTAGCGAATGATGtcagattaaagaaaaaaacaaaaaaacttccaCACACCTAAGGGTTTGATGAATTGACCTTGCTGCCCATTACCACTTTTCAGACCAGACACAAAATGCGCATCATTTGTTCTCTCGCTGCCTGTGACACATCTTCAGTCTGTATCATTTGACACATGTGGAATGTATGCGGTAATAAGTCTAGACGAAACAGGTTGGCAGCAATAAGAAAGTATTTCATAAGAGAAATATTATTTATCATGGACGCTTTGTAAAAGGAAATTCAAAAGACAGACCTGTTAGACTCGATTTATATTCCAGATCATTTAAATCCCTTTAAATGCTTCATCTCTCAATAATAAAATACCCAGTTTTCTTTGACGTTCGCCTGTACAGTGACATTTCATTGtaaaatacctaaaatattgGATCTTTACGAAGaaaccaaaataaagaaaatcctGCATTTTCTATTTGTTCTTTAAACATAGATTTAAATTTCTTGTCACATTAATGCTTCTTATTGAACACCTGCACGTTCTCCCCAGATATttggttgaaaaataaaataacatttaaaagaaTAGCAAAGCAATTACAGCAGCATTTATTGTAAGGTCGTGGGAAGACAATAAACATAATTAATCTATACTAATAAGCGTATGGCAGATTTAACTTGTGCGTAATTACGCACTTAGAAGAAACCGACCACGTCGCTATAAAATCAAAGGTCAGTGTCCTTATTGGACATCCACCATTGTGCTTGGTGCTCTTATTTGTTCCTTGTTGCCAGTGCCACATTAAATGACCTGACATGGGAAAGCCATCGGCTACCTCAGATAAAGTGTCGGGGCTctggaagtgctaaccactgagATTCATTGTAACAGGCGCCCAAAGTGACCTGATAATCACATTTTCACTAACTTGTCTCTGAGACAGACAAATGCGCATCGGGTTTGGATGCGGCAGGTGGCTTTTTAAGGTCTCACGTTACTTCACCATAACTAAGTAATGCCCTGCATATTCATTTAAGCAACAGAGGGGTCTGAATTTGAGACGTTTGGGAGAAGATACGTTCAACCTGTTTTGTAGACCTCTATTTCAATTTCACATTTTAGATTAAGTTTTACTGTTAATCAGAATATATTTAGAGTGTAACATATTTATCAACCAATTAGAGttagtgaaattacattaaaatataaaCTGTAAAATCAGATaggtttttttctgaattaaaactgaatttgttctgtaattttccaggtcattaaaaagctgcaaaaacaaaaacggaAAATGCAAAGATACTGTAGTAGGTAGGTAATATAAATTCCGCATTTCGCTtttcacaatatagttttatgaagCAATATGAGATGGGACAAGGCCTGAGGTGTTTGTTTGGCAATATGGACAGACTCTGAGTGTTGGCTGGTTCACCCTGCCATATGTGAACTCACCGGTGGCTTTTGATGGGGGAGAATTGGTCTGTTATAGCTGTCAGCTTTGTGGACATTTTTATGTTTCTCTTGATGACATTTGCGTAATAATTGTCCAAAAGCAAATATTACAGACTACATGAGTGCAACGTTTACCGAAATTGAGTGAATTGATTTATAATATTTGTATGTTCACTTTTTATGGGATGACGTCAACTGATTAAATGCCTCGTGTAAATTAATAATTGCTGCATTTATTCTAAGTGCTCTATAAAGTAATGCCAGTCCAGTGTCTGTAAATAGCAGAGGGGTCCCACAGGTTGCAGATGTTGGGTGTTAGTAATCCGGTGTAATCCAAAGATTAAGGAGTGATTATGACACATTAGCCCAGACCTACAGAGATACCACCATGATACCggttatccaaaaaaaaaaacacatcaggaAAAGCCCCAGCCCGCCCTCTGCCAGCCTTTATGAATTTATTGATGCCCTGAAAGTTGAAGACATTGTCGAATCTTTTTTTATTACTCCAGTATTAAAACagaacaggtaaaaaaaataactgaCACCAAgagtcttctaaaaaaaaaaaaaaaaaaaaaaaaacctcacacatAACCCTCTTGAAAAGCAGCCTTGAGGTTGTCTAGTTTAGGCGTAGAGGCCAAAATGTTTAGATAGTGGCAAATTACGAGCAGTTTCTGAAAAGCCTACAGCGCGCACGAACAATTAAGACGCACattaatcctgtttttttttccacaggcaATATAAAAGCTGACACTCTGATTCCAAAAGTCCAAAAAGAAACGACAACAAAAGAGTGAAAGAGTGCGATTTGTTTGAGAAATTACCACTTGATCTGCATAATCGGGGGTCTGGGCTGCAGCTCGGTACCCGGGGGCTGCGTTTTTATTGCGCGTCTCTTCGCCGTTATCAATTTCAGCAGCGCGCCTGACTTTTTAAAAGGGGGACGAGGCCGGCTGCTTCTGAATAATGAATGACACGCTTTTATATTGTCGCTAAAGTGCCCGTGATGTTACAATATGAAAAGGCAGCGGTAAGTAATAGTGCATTTAAAGGGGATGTAGTGTATTATTATGATGtaaaagagaaggagagagggggtagagagagggagatgagagGAGAGTAGcacccagagagagagagagagagattgtttTATTACAATAAGAGGAGATGAGTTTGCCTCGCAGCGAAATGGGGACCAGTTAATGAAACTTTACCGCAGCTAACGATTTCCCCTCCCTCGCTCTAAAAACCGCCCTTATGAAATATTTAAACTATTTAATATAGGTAGTATTAAGCTGAAAGACACTGGCATCGGCCATCTGACAACATTTACAAGGCTGTGGATTTTTTAAAGTTGTATAAACAAAGCTTTACGGCCCACATACAACAAAAGTCGTATAGTAAATCATGCTCACATTGAGTGCAATATagtgaaaatgtgttttactgTTGGGAGACTTGATTTAGTCTAATTTACACTTTTCTTCATTCCACACCATGCATCTTTTCACGCACAGATGCAGCAGTTACAGGCTCATCCTATCAATATAAAGCCTGTCTTGTCTATAATGGGAGGGATAGCCAGGCATGGCCCCAGTGTGGTGGTATAGTGTTTCATATTGACATGCTCAGTGGGATTGTTGGATGAGAAGAGAGGAATGGGATCCCCCATCAGGGACATGGTCAGGGCCATCATCATCTCTGGGCTGTCACCGGACCATTGCTCTGTGCTTTGCGGACACAATTTATCTGCCAGACATTTAAAAAGCAGATAAACAATGTAAAATGTCACTGTAAATGTCAAAGATATAGCTTTGGAGATATTAAAGGATTTTAATTACTGCATATAAAGGCTGTCATCTAGAGGTTCAGGGAAGACATAATTCATTTTTCCATTAATCAAACACAAAAGCAAAAGAATGATTCTTATAAATTAATTCTTAGCTTGTTGTAGAAGTGTTACCTACAGTAATGCTGGatatatttttcatttgaaaGCAAACAGCAACCAACAGAGCAACTTAAAGCATTTTAAACTTGTATACAAATCAGACAAGTAAGCTTTTTTGCAAGTATCATTATGCATATTTAACCACATAAAGATGCCCTGACATGGTAGATATTTGTTTCGTTGAACATCGCATACTTGTTACACTTGAGGAAGAGTCTGCCTGgactctgtgtgtgcgtgtgtgagggtTGAGCATGTTAGCCTGTCTGATGGTTGAATGCATGGCTGCCTCTTCACGCTGGTTAAAAgtcagggagggagggagagatcCACACAGAGAGGAGGATGGAGAGGAAGAGAGTGAGAAAGGGAAGTAAGCAACCACACAGACATGAATTATAGGGATGGACAGAGAGCAGAAGGCAAAAACAGGATGGATGGCTCAGACTGAGATGTGAGAGAAAGAGTTAAAGCATTAATGGGGGTCATTTGGAGCTGATGATAATTGAACACATGGCTTGAGTTTGAACAAGCATTTTCCCACAGCGTTGTCTGGTTTTTATATTGAGACTTAACCTCTGGCTTATCTGTTTTGAGTGATAAGTAAAAGTTTGTCTGCTCTTTCCGTGGAGCCACATTCTTAGTGTGTGATCATACTTTCAGAGGGATCTGCCATTGATGAAATGACTGATGTAATTAATAAGTGCGTTTGCCACTGCATTAATGACTTACAACTGATTTATGGGTGCGTGTGAGCATGCCAGTGCGTGCTTGTGTTTAAGAGCAGCTGAGTGCTCCTGAACGCCCCTGGTCGTGGCGCTAATGTGTTAATTCATTACTGCTTGTAGTCAGTTGCATTGTGTCAGAGCTGTGTTTCccatctctctctgtctgtgttctcTCCGCCTCATAAAGCCGATTATCCGCCGCATGTCCACCGTTCCACCCATTCTCTCCTGCCTCTTGACCTCCTCACCCCTCCTGTTGCCTGCCCGCAGGGTGCTCAGgcaggggaggaggggagggagggacagAGGACCAGCTGCCACCAGCCATAGTGCTCTGCTGCCTGGCAGAGGGAGCCACTCCAGCCCCCTGCTTCGATGGGCCTTCTGGCCCCTCAGGGTGGGAGGGGGGGCACCAGCCTCATGCCACCAGCCCCACCTGTCTTGCTCCAGGCAGAATAGTGTGACcgattagacacacacacacacacacacacacacacacacacacacacacacacacacgcacacacacacacacacacacacacacacacagtaaaactcagacacacacagacacatcacATCAAGCAAATCACTGCTCGATGACCCCAGAATGTAATCTCCCCAGTAGGGCCAGAACAACTAATCATAATATCAACAAAATCACAATATGGGCAAGTGCAATGTGGAAATTGCAGGAGCTGCATAGAATAACATATCATTTTGTGGTTTTAAAAAAGATGACCCAAGCTGAAAGTCA is a genomic window of Sphaeramia orbicularis chromosome 10, fSphaOr1.1, whole genome shotgun sequence containing:
- the tlx3a gene encoding T-cell leukemia homeobox protein 3 gives rise to the protein MEQAPSAPSPPPKPAHHEPISFGIDQILGAGTEPENGRTAGRQSGSDISNGDGYYSLGSPTGASAPSYTALSISLSGIMPPVEASGSYGESRSLGSRGVIRVPAHRPVTAPGPPTPVQSAVPGFGGLCFPWIGNRFAKDRISAALVPFAVTRRIGHPYQNRTPPKRKKPRTSFSRVQICELEKRFHRQKYLASAERAALAKSLKMTDAQVKTWFQNRRTKWRRQTAEEREAERQQANRLILQLQQSALQKSLSESAVSDPLCAHNSSLYALQNLQPWAEERE